From the genome of Leptospira saintgironsiae, one region includes:
- a CDS encoding alpha/beta hydrolase has translation MEFAPEMLEYANLISSKGLTGFTQGSIQERRDGYSAIGELLGEGPLVREILDISIPSKSGNVFIKNYIPKTEPKSKILYFHGGGWVVGRLKDFDPFARKLAEITSSIVSLVDYKLAPEFPFPAPLEDAYSSLEWISSQNENIWKNLPLVVAGDSAGGNLAASTILRAKETFGPKIDLQILIYPVTEAICDTNSYKEFELGPGLTKKDMEWFISQYLPDRHTRSDPKASPLYQTDWKDLPPAIVFIADIDPLRDDGKLYAEKLKEAGVSVLFKEFKGYTHGFFTKVNLLKAPEEGLKMISEEMDRVFKRKEVYL, from the coding sequence ATGGAATTTGCTCCGGAGATGTTGGAATACGCAAATCTGATTTCCTCTAAGGGACTCACAGGTTTTACCCAGGGAAGTATCCAGGAAAGAAGAGATGGTTATTCAGCAATCGGGGAACTTTTGGGAGAAGGTCCGCTCGTGCGGGAAATCCTGGACATTTCTATCCCTTCCAAAAGTGGAAATGTATTCATAAAAAATTATATTCCAAAAACGGAACCTAAATCCAAAATTCTCTACTTTCATGGTGGGGGATGGGTCGTAGGAAGATTAAAAGATTTCGATCCGTTCGCACGTAAACTTGCAGAGATCACCTCAAGCATTGTATCTTTAGTAGATTATAAATTAGCTCCAGAGTTCCCATTTCCTGCACCTTTGGAAGATGCATATTCTTCCTTAGAATGGATCTCTTCTCAAAATGAGAATATCTGGAAAAATCTTCCTTTGGTTGTGGCAGGTGATAGTGCCGGAGGAAATTTAGCCGCTTCTACCATTCTAAGAGCTAAAGAAACATTCGGCCCGAAGATTGATCTGCAAATTCTGATCTATCCAGTTACGGAAGCGATCTGTGATACGAATTCTTATAAAGAATTCGAATTAGGTCCTGGTCTTACTAAAAAAGATATGGAATGGTTTATTTCTCAATATCTTCCTGATCGCCACACAAGATCTGATCCGAAAGCTTCTCCTTTATATCAAACTGATTGGAAGGATCTTCCTCCTGCGATTGTATTTATAGCTGACATCGATCCTCTTAGAGATGATGGAAAACTATATGCAGAAAAATTAAAGGAAGCAGGAGTTTCCGTTTTGTTCAAAGAGTTCAAGGGTTATACACATGGATTTTTTACAAAAGTAAATCTTCTCAAAGCTCCTGAAGAAGGACTAAAAATGATCTCAGAAGAAATGGATCGTGTTTTTAAAAGAAAAGAGGTTTATCTTTAA
- a CDS encoding alcohol dehydrogenase has product MKSVRLVEFGSSLQWEEKQDPEPKDSEVLLEVISCGVCHSDLHLRDGYYKIGGEEKLFVKDRGVKLPLTPGHEVVGRILKIGSKVSSVSVGETKLVYPWIGCGTCEECESGNPQLCSAPKSLGIYQDGGYSDRILVPDEKWLLDIYDLSPEYACSYACAGLTAYGALKKALPLKKSDSLVIIGAGGLGMFASQLVPLLTEAKVIFLDLDESRLEKLKEIGFYTVPSSHPDPASEVKKISGPLGVSAVIDFVNNSATSSLGFSLLKKNGTLIGVGLFGGELKIPTPILSLRSLTIRGSYTGSPGELKELLRLVSEKKIRPVPVQIRNLREADSALNDLSSGKVLGRLVLSGKSA; this is encoded by the coding sequence ATGAAAAGTGTTAGATTAGTAGAATTCGGATCCTCTTTACAATGGGAAGAAAAACAAGATCCAGAACCAAAAGATTCTGAAGTATTATTAGAAGTGATCTCTTGTGGGGTCTGTCATTCGGATCTTCATTTAAGAGATGGTTATTATAAAATTGGCGGAGAAGAAAAACTATTCGTAAAAGACAGAGGTGTTAAACTTCCTCTGACTCCCGGTCATGAAGTTGTAGGAAGGATCTTAAAAATCGGATCTAAGGTTAGTTCTGTTTCTGTTGGAGAAACAAAATTAGTATATCCCTGGATCGGTTGTGGAACCTGCGAAGAATGTGAATCCGGAAATCCTCAACTTTGCTCTGCTCCTAAATCTTTAGGTATTTACCAAGATGGAGGTTATTCGGATAGGATCTTAGTTCCGGATGAAAAATGGCTTTTAGATATTTATGATCTTTCTCCTGAGTATGCTTGTTCTTATGCATGTGCAGGACTTACTGCCTATGGAGCTTTGAAAAAAGCACTTCCGCTAAAAAAATCAGATTCTTTGGTGATCATAGGAGCAGGGGGACTTGGGATGTTTGCATCTCAATTGGTCCCACTTCTTACGGAGGCAAAAGTGATTTTTTTAGATCTGGATGAGTCTCGTTTGGAAAAACTTAAAGAGATTGGGTTTTATACTGTTCCTTCTTCTCATCCTGATCCAGCGTCTGAAGTAAAAAAGATCTCGGGCCCACTTGGAGTGTCCGCCGTAATCGATTTTGTGAATAATAGTGCCACTTCTTCCTTGGGATTTTCTCTTTTGAAAAAGAATGGGACTCTGATCGGTGTTGGACTTTTTGGTGGAGAATTAAAAATCCCTACTCCTATTCTTTCTCTCAGAAGTTTAACAATTCGAGGAAGTTATACTGGTTCTCCAGGAGAGTTAAAGGAACTTCTGAGACTTGTCTCCGAGAAAAAAATACGTCCTGTTCCGGTTCAGATCAGGAATTTAAGAGAAGCGGATTCTGCTTTGAATGATCTATCTTCTGGGAAAGTATTGGGAAGGTTGGTATTGTCCGGAAAATCAGCCTGA
- a CDS encoding SDR family oxidoreductase yields MSALSETVLVTGASGHLGKIVLEELLKKGHNKIIATTRKPESLEDFAKRGVTVRKASFDEPASLVTAFQGADRILIISTDNIGSRIPGHSAAIDAAVKVGAKRILYTSLTKADEIPVTFAFEHEETEEKIKQSGLAYTILRNNMYSDYLIPKLQHAIASGSIYGSGGDGACAYVSRIDCAKAAAAALLSTESGNKILEISGPKAWTYAELAKFTSELVNIRISYVDLPAEEYSKALVGAGVPKPMADALASFDVSIREGYLKEVNSSAKDLIGETLQDVTALLKDNKSALIS; encoded by the coding sequence ATGAGCGCACTTTCCGAAACAGTACTCGTGACCGGAGCTTCCGGCCATCTAGGAAAAATTGTCCTAGAAGAATTATTAAAAAAAGGTCATAATAAGATCATCGCTACAACTCGTAAGCCGGAAAGTTTAGAGGACTTTGCGAAAAGAGGAGTTACAGTAAGAAAGGCAAGTTTTGACGAACCCGCAAGTCTTGTCACAGCATTCCAAGGCGCAGATAGGATCTTGATCATTAGTACTGATAATATAGGAAGCAGGATCCCTGGACATAGCGCCGCAATTGACGCAGCAGTTAAAGTAGGAGCAAAACGAATTCTTTATACTTCTCTTACAAAAGCAGACGAAATTCCAGTTACATTCGCTTTCGAGCACGAAGAAACAGAGGAAAAGATCAAACAAAGTGGCCTTGCATACACAATCCTTCGCAATAATATGTATTCAGATTATTTAATACCTAAATTGCAACATGCAATTGCAAGCGGTTCCATTTACGGTTCCGGTGGAGATGGGGCTTGTGCTTACGTCTCCAGAATCGATTGTGCTAAGGCGGCAGCTGCAGCTTTACTTTCTACAGAATCAGGAAATAAAATTTTAGAGATTAGTGGGCCAAAGGCTTGGACTTATGCAGAACTTGCAAAATTCACTTCCGAACTGGTGAACATAAGGATCTCGTATGTGGACCTTCCTGCAGAAGAATATTCTAAAGCTTTGGTAGGAGCTGGCGTTCCAAAACCAATGGCAGATGCTTTGGCTTCTTTTGATGTGTCTATACGAGAAGGTTATTTGAAAGAAGTGAACTCGTCTGCAAAAGATCTTATTGGGGAAACACTTCAAGACGTAACGGCATTACTGAAAGATAATAAATCTGCTTTGATTTCGTAG
- a CDS encoding Crp/Fnr family transcriptional regulator has protein sequence MALDTSVPNQKVTIKAGTVLFPEGSAANSLNVLHSGALRYLVEAPGGRKLELFKISGANLTPGASALFGSGRYPFTIVAEQDCVLSTYVMSPSTVGRSLAARSSLGIMVGRSLLREITESFKKVNQLRKIASDMGKTNDNLSLLYYQFNPSVFPDIKPGQPIADPSSEIVDPVLRLARENLKHYFDNGGILPERPTANYVEEDHSQLLVKYYPEEIEFQDGEFNFVRKVILADPNLLAQLFAPDPSMVSYVCDKLGRVQNNITENAKGILEELDENFSLLLGGVESLTEKYFLILDMAANGYATAPPEFVVPILQVVSQKIERALAGHQAIFGSAIPSPSPNIKSFLEKTAGLAKKFEASNPTAKVASNGSGISVDGSADATAIRKELANSASSIIQFSGLGGDAIKEFSAMMVKLKSLKNPLDSDNDTRKLRRSITKTYFDIYAACFQKYVNSGKNVPKPVDLMLKYGFFDETMLDDSQLVFMSTFKDAITSVSDIPIHYGTEWLEKIYKRECPTSLDELGQNFFDKVKMDNRNAVFKKESDLPPDIDNPEARLKFEFGAMYEANVRLTTGSLATYLPILTKYHSQIPLGKAYVTKKMLTDTIHDIMAVDFSVFNREVIYNNPEMGINKEFIQRAIIPDFVIVPSIGSKIMMWQELSIHRGSGSKESRGRIVLPIFVQGDLKSLLIDAFAAFRWELCKTILGPEWNNVGNPSITADYMDYVQFYKKNKDLSIEIKEKLAAEFKRFRNERDIFANDYQLWIKYEAEGVQRLNRVVRGIFYRHIPFARTIREKVAKMPAFGEINNRFVNIRTRKFTELENRYKKYINALGSLPDQLRENMEFYRV, from the coding sequence ATGGCATTAGATACAAGCGTACCAAATCAAAAAGTAACAATAAAAGCCGGGACGGTTTTATTTCCGGAAGGAAGTGCCGCAAATTCTCTCAACGTATTGCATAGTGGAGCTTTACGTTATTTGGTAGAAGCTCCCGGTGGCAGAAAACTGGAGTTATTCAAAATTTCAGGAGCTAATTTAACTCCTGGTGCATCCGCTCTTTTCGGCAGCGGGCGTTATCCTTTTACTATTGTTGCAGAACAAGATTGCGTGCTATCCACATATGTTATGTCCCCGTCTACTGTGGGACGTTCTCTTGCTGCCAGAAGTTCTCTAGGGATCATGGTAGGTCGTTCTCTTTTAAGAGAGATCACTGAATCTTTCAAAAAAGTAAACCAACTCAGAAAGATCGCTTCTGATATGGGAAAGACAAACGATAATCTTTCCCTTCTGTATTATCAATTCAATCCAAGTGTTTTTCCAGATATCAAACCAGGACAACCGATTGCAGATCCAAGTTCTGAAATTGTGGATCCAGTCTTAAGACTTGCTCGTGAAAATTTGAAACATTATTTCGATAATGGTGGGATTCTTCCGGAAAGACCAACTGCAAATTATGTAGAAGAAGATCATTCGCAACTTCTGGTTAAATATTATCCGGAAGAAATTGAATTCCAAGATGGAGAATTCAATTTTGTTCGTAAGGTAATTTTAGCAGATCCAAATCTTCTCGCACAATTATTCGCTCCTGATCCAAGCATGGTTTCCTATGTCTGCGACAAACTCGGAAGAGTGCAGAACAATATTACGGAAAATGCAAAAGGTATATTAGAAGAATTAGATGAAAACTTCTCTCTTCTTTTAGGCGGAGTAGAAAGCCTTACAGAAAAATACTTCCTAATCCTGGACATGGCGGCAAATGGTTATGCGACTGCACCTCCAGAGTTCGTGGTTCCTATCTTACAAGTGGTCTCTCAAAAGATAGAAAGAGCGCTTGCAGGCCATCAGGCAATTTTTGGATCAGCGATCCCAAGCCCTTCTCCTAATATTAAATCCTTTTTGGAAAAGACTGCGGGTCTTGCTAAAAAATTCGAAGCTTCTAATCCAACTGCAAAAGTCGCATCAAATGGAAGTGGGATTTCTGTGGATGGTTCTGCAGACGCGACTGCAATCCGAAAAGAATTGGCAAATTCTGCATCTAGTATCATTCAATTCTCCGGTTTAGGTGGGGACGCAATCAAAGAGTTTTCCGCGATGATGGTAAAGCTCAAGTCCTTAAAGAACCCATTAGATTCGGACAATGACACTCGTAAATTAAGAAGGTCTATTACAAAAACCTACTTTGATATTTACGCAGCATGTTTCCAAAAATACGTCAACTCAGGTAAGAATGTTCCTAAACCTGTAGACCTGATGTTAAAATACGGTTTCTTCGATGAAACGATGCTGGATGATTCTCAGTTAGTGTTCATGTCCACATTCAAGGACGCGATCACTTCTGTTTCCGATATTCCGATCCATTATGGAACAGAATGGTTGGAAAAAATTTACAAAAGGGAATGCCCTACTTCCTTAGATGAACTCGGCCAGAACTTCTTCGACAAAGTCAAGATGGACAACCGAAATGCTGTTTTCAAAAAAGAATCGGATCTTCCTCCAGATATAGATAATCCGGAAGCAAGATTAAAATTCGAATTTGGTGCAATGTATGAGGCGAACGTTCGACTCACTACAGGTTCCTTGGCGACTTATCTCCCAATCTTAACCAAATATCATTCTCAGATCCCTCTTGGTAAAGCATACGTTACCAAAAAAATGCTTACAGATACGATCCATGATATCATGGCAGTCGACTTCTCTGTGTTCAACAGAGAGGTGATCTATAATAACCCTGAGATGGGGATCAATAAGGAATTCATTCAAAGAGCTATCATTCCTGATTTCGTAATTGTTCCTTCTATAGGTAGCAAGATCATGATGTGGCAGGAACTCTCCATCCACAGGGGTTCTGGTTCTAAAGAAAGTAGAGGTAGGATCGTTCTTCCTATTTTTGTGCAAGGAGATCTTAAATCTCTTTTGATAGATGCATTTGCAGCGTTCCGTTGGGAACTTTGTAAAACGATCTTAGGGCCTGAATGGAATAACGTAGGAAATCCATCGATCACTGCTGATTATATGGACTATGTTCAGTTCTATAAAAAGAACAAAGACCTTTCCATAGAGATCAAAGAAAAGTTAGCAGCAGAATTCAAACGTTTCCGGAACGAAAGAGATATTTTTGCAAATGATTACCAGCTTTGGATCAAATACGAAGCGGAGGGTGTGCAAAGACTGAACCGCGTGGTCCGTGGAATTTTCTATCGCCATATTCCTTTCGCAAGAACGATCCGAGAGAAGGTCGCCAAAATGCCTGCTTTCGGTGAGATCAATAACAGATTTGTAAACATTCGCACTCGTAAATTTACAGAGTTAGAAAACAGATACAAAAAATATATAAACGCGTTAGGAAGCCTTCCGGATCAACTTCGGGAGAATATGGAATTCTACCGAGTATAA
- a CDS encoding DUF1343 domain-containing protein has translation MKKSRILSDAKSIGMLTNQSAYGWKGDYHFRTIQREYGLKKLFLPEHGLFAELQDQVSGSGLIYDLGETEVLNLYGDNEESLAPAEDILSDLDTLIVDIRDVGARYYTFLTTALYAMQAADRLAKKGKPRPKILVSNAKNPAGTKIEGSPLDKKFSSFVGVEGTLHRHGLSAAGLLEYYKDKFNLDLELYQLDLYPKKSSEFLWVPPSPNIPAQTTCYVYTGLCLLEGTNLSEGRGTTRPFETFGAPYINDLDRSLLEKLQEKQKGIFRLRPLKFIPTFHKHAGKVCGGYQILLDNPKKFHSLLFGLLLIRTLREFYPDKFEFLQGPYEFRSDLPAIQLLVGDQFLLDYLDGKRSYSEIRDYLEDTEKKWKKVTKNYR, from the coding sequence ATGAAAAAAAGCAGAATTCTCTCCGATGCAAAATCCATCGGAATGCTTACCAACCAGAGCGCATATGGTTGGAAAGGCGACTATCATTTCCGGACCATTCAAAGAGAGTACGGACTTAAAAAACTATTTTTGCCTGAGCATGGACTTTTTGCAGAACTGCAAGATCAGGTCTCAGGAAGTGGACTCATCTATGATCTGGGAGAAACAGAAGTTTTAAATTTGTATGGGGATAATGAGGAAAGTCTCGCTCCCGCAGAAGATATTCTATCCGACCTGGATACTCTGATTGTAGATATCAGAGATGTAGGCGCTCGTTATTACACATTTTTGACCACAGCTTTATATGCGATGCAGGCTGCGGATCGACTTGCTAAAAAAGGAAAACCGAGACCTAAAATTTTAGTATCGAATGCAAAAAATCCGGCAGGCACAAAGATTGAAGGATCCCCGTTAGATAAAAAATTTTCATCATTTGTCGGGGTAGAAGGTACACTACATCGGCATGGTCTCTCTGCAGCGGGCCTTCTTGAATATTATAAAGACAAATTCAATTTAGATTTGGAGCTTTATCAGTTGGATCTATATCCCAAAAAAAGTTCCGAGTTTTTATGGGTTCCACCTTCTCCAAATATTCCTGCGCAAACAACTTGTTATGTATACACTGGGCTTTGTCTTTTAGAAGGGACAAATCTTTCCGAAGGAAGAGGAACTACTCGACCATTCGAAACATTTGGTGCGCCATATATCAATGATCTGGATAGATCTCTTCTAGAGAAACTACAAGAGAAACAAAAAGGGATTTTTAGACTCAGACCATTAAAGTTTATTCCAACCTTTCATAAACATGCAGGAAAAGTGTGTGGAGGTTATCAAATTTTATTAGATAACCCTAAAAAATTCCATAGCTTATTATTCGGATTATTACTTATTCGCACACTGAGAGAATTTTATCCGGACAAGTTTGAATTCTTACAAGGACCTTATGAATTCAGATCAGATCTTCCGGCGATCCAACTTTTGGTGGGAGATCAGTTTCTATTGGATTATCTGGATGGAAAAAGATCCTACTCAGAGATCCGAGATTATCTGGAAGATACAGAAAAGAAATGGAAGAAGGTAACGAAGAATTATAGGTGA
- a CDS encoding CDGSH iron-sulfur domain-containing protein — MEIVKGKDATILFDGKKCIHSRNCVLSRPDVFVPNVEGEWIYPDKASVEEIKSLALNCPSGAIRFESNDPSFKETAPPVNVLRVRENGPLAIHADIELEGVEKQYRLTLCRCGASTHKPFCDATHTSITFTATGEPPVQESLPLPVRNGILKIDPTKNGPLKVSGNLEICSGTGKVTNRTTETYLCRCGGSSNKPYCDGTHRKIKFKSE, encoded by the coding sequence ATGGAAATCGTAAAAGGAAAAGATGCCACCATTCTTTTCGATGGAAAGAAGTGTATTCATTCTAGGAATTGTGTGTTAAGTAGACCCGATGTATTCGTTCCGAATGTGGAAGGAGAATGGATCTATCCTGACAAAGCAAGTGTAGAAGAGATTAAATCTTTAGCTTTGAATTGTCCTTCTGGCGCGATCCGTTTCGAATCGAATGATCCTTCTTTTAAAGAAACTGCTCCACCGGTCAATGTTTTGAGAGTGAGAGAGAATGGGCCTCTTGCAATCCATGCGGATATTGAGTTAGAAGGTGTGGAGAAACAATATCGACTTACACTTTGTAGATGTGGAGCTTCTACTCATAAACCTTTTTGTGATGCAACTCATACGAGTATTACGTTTACTGCAACTGGAGAACCACCTGTCCAAGAATCGCTACCTTTACCTGTTCGAAATGGAATTCTAAAAATAGATCCTACTAAAAACGGTCCTTTGAAGGTGAGTGGGAATTTAGAAATTTGTTCCGGGACTGGGAAGGTAACAAATAGAACCACCGAAACTTATCTATGTCGTTGTGGTGGTTCTTCAAATAAACCGTATTGTGATGGAACTCATCGCAAGATCAAATTTAAATCTGAATGA
- a CDS encoding bifunctional ADP-dependent NAD(P)H-hydrate dehydratase/NAD(P)H-hydrate epimerase, protein MNGSPLHFQVLFSEEEAKSLDEQTIRDRKISGNMLMGFAALSIFKTWEDIFKSAKKVIILCGSGNNGGDGYALAQFLSAEGNLVEIYSKEGNLSEETKYYKNLTEELKIPNFPLEKFKEDLVNPGEVLVDSLLGTGFKNPLSVEISKVVSEIRAAKERLKNSLLALSIDAVSGYSPDDKIPFAADILAEIGSPKVKNVFYPLSKDRKSFHPIGFLRQEFKTSKYLLSKANKEVLVSKLTREKDSHKYKNGSAVFIGGSEGMSGAILSSALAFQELGGGISQILTPSANTLIKVLKKDPSFMVSQLETSKKPSDYPFAQKASVICVGPGLASSDLPSLSFSKETTLIFDAGALKYLDEKHLGPRTILTPHLGEWSSIIGKKVQSQYSALEDANIWAKEKQTYLLLKGPVSILFAPDGNSYFWEFQEPKLAVMGTGDLLVGILTFFLSRGEEIIESVRLSQSVLLYCAELCKGYPTAGRIRKKIRTLIES, encoded by the coding sequence ATGAACGGGTCTCCTCTTCATTTCCAGGTTTTATTTAGCGAAGAAGAAGCAAAATCTTTAGACGAGCAAACTATCCGAGACAGAAAAATTTCGGGGAATATGCTCATGGGATTTGCTGCACTCTCTATCTTCAAAACCTGGGAAGATATTTTCAAATCTGCAAAAAAAGTCATCATACTCTGCGGGTCTGGAAATAACGGAGGAGATGGATATGCCTTAGCTCAATTTTTAAGCGCAGAAGGTAATCTGGTAGAAATCTATTCCAAAGAAGGAAATCTCTCCGAAGAAACAAAATATTATAAAAACCTAACAGAAGAATTGAAGATCCCGAATTTTCCTTTGGAAAAATTTAAGGAGGATCTTGTAAATCCTGGAGAAGTATTAGTAGATTCTCTTTTAGGAACTGGATTTAAAAATCCATTATCAGTAGAAATTTCAAAAGTAGTTTCGGAGATCCGTGCGGCCAAAGAAAGATTAAAAAATTCTTTGTTGGCTTTGAGTATTGATGCGGTTTCAGGATATTCTCCCGACGATAAGATACCATTTGCCGCGGATATTTTGGCAGAAATTGGATCTCCCAAAGTCAAAAATGTATTCTACCCTTTATCTAAAGACAGAAAATCATTTCATCCTATCGGATTTTTGCGCCAAGAATTCAAAACTTCTAAATATCTATTATCGAAAGCAAATAAAGAAGTATTAGTTTCTAAACTCACCAGAGAAAAAGATTCTCACAAATATAAAAATGGTTCCGCAGTATTCATAGGTGGATCAGAAGGAATGTCCGGCGCAATACTATCTTCTGCACTTGCATTCCAAGAATTAGGAGGAGGAATTTCACAAATACTCACACCTTCTGCAAACACACTCATAAAGGTCCTCAAAAAAGATCCTTCTTTCATGGTTTCCCAATTGGAAACTTCTAAAAAACCTTCCGATTATCCATTTGCCCAAAAGGCAAGTGTGATATGTGTGGGGCCTGGACTTGCTTCTTCTGATCTTCCCTCTCTATCATTTTCCAAAGAAACAACTCTGATCTTTGACGCGGGCGCACTCAAATATTTAGATGAAAAACATCTAGGCCCCCGCACAATACTCACTCCTCATTTAGGAGAATGGTCTTCTATCATAGGTAAAAAGGTCCAAAGCCAATATTCCGCATTAGAAGATGCGAATATTTGGGCAAAAGAAAAACAAACATACTTACTTTTAAAAGGACCTGTTTCCATTCTATTTGCTCCAGATGGAAATTCTTATTTCTGGGAATTCCAAGAACCTAAACTTGCTGTAATGGGAACAGGTGATCTACTTGTAGGAATTCTAACATTCTTCTTATCCAGAGGAGAAGAAATAATCGAATCAGTCAGGCTTTCTCAAAGTGTTCTTCTTTATTGTGCGGAACTATGTAAAGGATATCCTACAGCAGGTAGAATTCGTAAAAAAATCAGAACACTGATCGAGTCTTGA
- a CDS encoding LIC_12708 family protein produces MSRANQKYLPFFLCFILAIGACSKFRVDDYNPYLYGRVKLGKDLKELQVSIVNRVPTNVPNQVAVASGVIYVPDFEQSLIKAFNSDGDLKFVIGNSKEKQDKIKAYNIKLGRIGLVTVSDGDDIYVQSRVSREDAKADKVAENIYTKKSGEFRTEVEEAVPSVILKINDSGKLSQTIYADGVGGSAPFGYIERMEAGNNDLLFVFHRHNGAMRLSIFDESGKLKQKVEGSDFKDSLNQGEAYTWYVDTFISHPDGDYILGSFSFYETKSGRFKNRKILKYELKDKRITPIKEIQDPSETLYWVLNNDNFFIWETEVEEGNSIRLQVHDEDGNHVNNIRLNYPPPRGLWRETWMDTNDEIYSMKIRSGYLEIHKWK; encoded by the coding sequence ATGTCCCGGGCAAACCAAAAATACCTTCCTTTTTTCTTATGTTTTATATTGGCGATAGGAGCTTGTTCCAAGTTCCGAGTGGATGATTATAATCCCTATTTATACGGAAGAGTTAAATTAGGAAAAGATTTAAAAGAATTACAAGTGAGCATAGTCAATCGGGTTCCGACAAATGTTCCGAACCAAGTTGCAGTTGCTTCCGGAGTGATTTACGTTCCTGACTTCGAACAATCATTGATTAAAGCATTCAATTCCGATGGAGATCTGAAGTTTGTGATCGGAAACTCCAAAGAAAAACAAGATAAGATCAAAGCTTATAATATCAAATTAGGAAGAATAGGACTCGTCACTGTTTCAGACGGAGATGATATTTACGTTCAATCCAGAGTTTCTAGAGAAGATGCTAAAGCAGATAAAGTAGCAGAAAATATTTACACAAAAAAATCCGGAGAATTCCGCACAGAAGTGGAAGAAGCAGTTCCTTCCGTAATTTTAAAAATAAATGATTCTGGAAAACTTTCCCAAACAATCTATGCTGATGGCGTAGGTGGCTCTGCTCCATTCGGCTATATAGAAAGAATGGAAGCAGGTAATAACGATCTATTATTCGTTTTTCATAGGCATAACGGCGCGATGAGACTCAGCATTTTTGACGAGTCTGGAAAATTAAAACAAAAGGTAGAAGGTTCCGATTTCAAAGATTCCTTGAACCAAGGAGAGGCCTACACTTGGTATGTTGATACTTTCATCTCTCATCCTGATGGAGATTATATACTCGGATCTTTTAGTTTTTACGAAACCAAATCCGGAAGATTCAAAAACAGAAAAATCTTAAAATACGAACTCAAAGACAAAAGGATCACTCCGATCAAAGAGATCCAAGACCCTTCAGAAACATTATATTGGGTCCTTAATAATGATAATTTTTTCATCTGGGAAACAGAAGTAGAAGAAGGTAATTCTATCAGACTCCAGGTTCACGATGAAGACGGAAATCATGTGAATAATATCCGTCTCAACTACCCTCCTCCTCGCGGACTTTGGAGAGAAACGTGGATGGATACAAATGACGAAATTTATTCCATGAAGATCAGATCTGGTTATTTAGAGATCCATAAATGGAAATAA
- the rimP gene encoding ribosome maturation factor RimP, which translates to MYALMVSQRPNHTLIEVELDHLEHPYGSVSLLECEQVSRKLNEELEQISPDLNYTLKVSSAGAERKLVIPEDLDRFRGIPVRLVYKLEGSGDKEGIFKILDRKEDKIFLELFSKRKTKGSKKKEVILELKDILKGNLYVSI; encoded by the coding sequence CTGTATGCACTCATGGTTAGCCAAAGGCCAAACCATACGCTGATCGAGGTAGAGTTGGATCACCTCGAACACCCGTACGGTTCCGTCAGCCTTCTGGAATGTGAGCAAGTTTCCAGAAAACTGAATGAAGAGTTGGAGCAGATCTCACCGGATCTGAACTACACTCTCAAGGTTTCTTCCGCTGGTGCGGAAAGAAAACTGGTGATTCCCGAGGATCTGGATAGATTCCGTGGAATACCGGTCCGACTCGTCTATAAGTTAGAAGGTTCGGGCGATAAAGAAGGAATCTTTAAGATTCTGGATAGGAAAGAAGACAAGATCTTTTTAGAACTGTTTTCCAAAAGGAAAACAAAAGGTTCTAAAAAAAAGGAAGTCATTCTGGAATTGAAGGATATACTGAAAGGAAATTTGTACGTAAGTATTTGA